A section of the Chloroflexota bacterium genome encodes:
- a CDS encoding M14 family metallocarboxypeptidase, giving the protein MSRARNYQELFQRYLALQGAPGVRLIRHNLLERGLDLVRLELTSAPDPRLTVAMYSGTHGDEPAPVHAVLQFLEEERWRAWPQVRFKVMPCINPTGFDLGTRENIDGQDVNRTFKLGDSPESRVGTEMIGREPLEMWIDAHEDPVEDGFYCFSQLPNPWSDALVAEVGQHGPIFSKPEVDEMPVVGGVVHRSDDEDDAALTEEIEDWVRERENWPLPFYVMVNLARLGVTLETPGVIDLEARIRMQLAGFDILLDLLCGRRDPLAAVAAAKEASRP; this is encoded by the coding sequence ATGTCCAGAGCACGAAACTACCAAGAGCTTTTCCAGCGCTACCTTGCCCTGCAAGGTGCGCCCGGCGTGCGGTTGATTCGACACAACCTGCTCGAGCGCGGGCTCGATCTGGTTCGCCTGGAGCTCACTTCGGCGCCGGATCCGCGATTGACCGTAGCCATGTACTCGGGAACGCACGGCGATGAGCCGGCCCCGGTGCACGCGGTGCTGCAGTTCCTCGAGGAGGAGCGCTGGCGCGCCTGGCCCCAGGTCCGGTTCAAGGTGATGCCGTGCATAAATCCGACCGGTTTTGATCTTGGGACCCGCGAAAACATCGACGGGCAGGACGTCAATCGAACCTTTAAGTTGGGCGACAGTCCCGAATCGCGGGTTGGGACCGAGATGATTGGCCGCGAGCCGCTGGAAATGTGGATTGACGCCCACGAGGACCCGGTCGAAGACGGTTTCTACTGTTTTTCGCAGCTCCCCAATCCCTGGTCTGACGCGCTGGTGGCCGAGGTCGGTCAGCACGGCCCGATCTTCTCGAAGCCGGAAGTTGATGAAATGCCGGTCGTGGGCGGCGTGGTGCACCGGAGCGACGACGAGGATGACGCCGCATTGACCGAGGAAATCGAGGATTGGGTGCGCGAGCGGGAAAACTGGCCGCTGCCGTTCTACGTGATGGTGAACCTGGCGCGGCTGGGGGTGACCCTGGAAACGCCGGGGGTGATCGATCTAGAGGCGCGCATCCGGATGCAGCTGGCCGGATTCGACATCCTGCTTGACCTGCTCTGCGGGCGGCGCGACCCGCTTGCCGCGGTCGCCGCGGCTAAGGAAGCTAGTCGGCCCTAG
- a CDS encoding NAD-dependent formate dehydrogenase, which yields MTADSSQKVLCVLYEDPVAGYPPAYARDQIPQLSNYPDGQSLPTPAGLDFTPGELLGSVSGGLGLGRFLADAGHRLVVTSDKDGPDSVFERELVDADVVISQPFWPGYLTAERIAKAERLKLAITAGIGSDHVDLQTAIDRGITVCEVTWCNSVSVSEHAVMQVLALVRDYIPQYGWVVRGGWNIADAISRSYDVEGMDVGVVAAGRIGLGFLRRMKPFDVKLHYNDRHRLSREVEEELDLTFHESVESLVSVCDVVSIHCPLHPETEHMFDDALIGKMKRGSYIVNTARGKICDRDAIVRALASGQLAGYAGDVWFPQPPPNDHPWRAMPNHAMTPHTSGTSLSAQARYAAGVREILECWFSGQPIRDEYLIVQGGALAGTGAHSYSEGNTTGGSEEAADFQAG from the coding sequence ATGACCGCAGATTCGTCGCAGAAAGTCCTCTGCGTCCTTTACGAGGACCCGGTTGCCGGCTACCCGCCCGCCTACGCCCGCGACCAGATCCCGCAACTTTCCAATTACCCGGACGGGCAGTCGCTGCCCACGCCGGCCGGTCTAGACTTCACGCCCGGCGAGCTGCTGGGGTCCGTCTCCGGAGGCCTGGGACTGGGCCGGTTCCTGGCCGATGCCGGCCATCGACTGGTGGTCACTTCGGACAAGGACGGGCCGGATTCGGTGTTCGAACGCGAACTGGTCGACGCCGACGTGGTGATTTCGCAACCGTTCTGGCCCGGATACCTGACGGCCGAACGGATTGCCAAAGCCGAACGTCTCAAGCTCGCGATTACCGCCGGCATCGGCTCGGACCACGTCGACCTGCAGACCGCCATCGACCGCGGCATCACCGTGTGCGAGGTGACCTGGTGCAACAGCGTCAGCGTGTCCGAGCACGCCGTGATGCAGGTGCTGGCGCTGGTGCGCGACTACATACCCCAGTACGGCTGGGTAGTCCGGGGCGGCTGGAACATCGCCGACGCGATCTCGCGCTCTTATGACGTCGAGGGAATGGATGTCGGGGTCGTCGCGGCCGGGCGCATCGGTCTGGGCTTTCTGCGCCGCATGAAGCCATTCGACGTCAAGCTCCACTACAACGATCGCCACCGGCTCTCCCGGGAAGTCGAGGAAGAGCTTGACCTGACCTTCCACGAATCAGTGGAATCCTTGGTCAGCGTGTGCGACGTGGTCAGCATTCACTGTCCGCTGCATCCCGAGACCGAGCACATGTTCGACGACGCGTTGATTGGCAAGATGAAGCGGGGGTCGTACATCGTCAACACGGCGCGGGGGAAGATCTGCGACCGCGACGCGATCGTTCGGGCGCTGGCCAGTGGTCAGCTGGCGGGCTATGCCGGCGACGTCTGGTTCCCGCAGCCGCCGCCCAACGACCACCCCTGGCGCGCGATGCCGAACCACGCGATGACGCCGCATACCTCCGGCACATCCCTTTCGGCCCAGGCCCGCTACGCCGCCGGCGTGCGCGAGATCCTGGAGTGCTGGTTTTCGGGCCAGCCGATCCGCGACGAGTACCTGATCGTTCAGGGCGGCGCCCTGGCGGGCACAGGAGCCCACTCCTACAGCGAGGGAAACACCACCGGCGGTTCGGAGGAGGCGGCCGACTTTCAGGCCGGCTAG
- a CDS encoding thiamine pyrophosphate-binding protein, which yields MPGRGVRTGIGGLKFPGAGTMSITGSHLIARALKREGVRTVFTLAGDHILPVLDVMEDFDFQFIDGRHEQAVVHMADAWARINNQVGVCMVTTPGHANALPGLVHAMATEAPVLNISGSDKLSNYDRGMMQEIDQVGMAKATCKAAWLVRDPDRLPEYISMAIRTALSGRRGPVHLTIPIDVQEAVVDEDSIHLPDPATSRRSGPSVTNRDQVRRAVQLLHRSQRPMVVASNPAGYEDAASESLQRFLELTRIPLFTEGTARGIVADDHPDCFGFFDLGLNRAAAMIRDADAVLMLGKKFDYSIGYALPPVIAADATVIQVDPAPEQIGRNREAAVGIVGDVAGVVDQLAEEASAHSWPERPWLQSLHARLAEQAEWAERVADPGPPMHPLFVLKRLERVLRPDDVLVFDGGDFCHFAKLNLPARARSWWSLPDLGMLGSAMPTAIAAKASRPNARVVLITGDGSFGFNGMEFDTAVRHGLEIVTVLGNDSAWGIDRQIQLAAYGRAVATDLLPSRYDLVAEGLGGHGEFVQRPDELEPALERAFGAGRPALVNVLTRRVSSPRGERAIARRKAGD from the coding sequence ATGCCAGGACGCGGCGTCCGGACCGGAATCGGCGGCTTGAAATTCCCGGGAGCGGGCACCATGAGCATTACCGGCAGCCACCTAATCGCCCGTGCCCTGAAACGGGAAGGCGTCCGTACCGTATTCACCCTGGCGGGCGACCACATCCTGCCGGTCCTGGACGTGATGGAGGATTTCGATTTTCAATTCATCGACGGCCGTCACGAACAGGCCGTCGTGCACATGGCCGACGCGTGGGCGCGGATCAACAACCAGGTCGGAGTGTGCATGGTTACCACCCCGGGTCACGCCAACGCGCTGCCGGGCCTGGTTCACGCGATGGCCACCGAAGCGCCGGTGCTCAACATAAGCGGCTCCGACAAGCTCTCCAACTACGACCGCGGGATGATGCAGGAGATCGACCAGGTCGGGATGGCCAAGGCGACCTGCAAGGCCGCCTGGCTGGTGCGCGACCCCGATCGCCTACCCGAGTACATATCGATGGCAATCCGGACCGCTCTCTCCGGCCGTCGCGGCCCGGTGCACCTGACCATTCCGATCGACGTTCAGGAGGCGGTGGTCGACGAGGATTCCATTCATTTGCCGGATCCGGCGACCTCGCGCCGTTCAGGGCCTTCGGTCACCAACCGCGATCAGGTCCGCCGGGCGGTCCAATTGCTGCACCGTTCGCAGCGGCCAATGGTCGTTGCTTCGAATCCAGCCGGTTACGAGGACGCTGCCTCCGAGTCCTTGCAGCGGTTTCTGGAGTTGACTCGCATCCCGCTGTTTACCGAAGGGACGGCGCGGGGAATAGTCGCCGACGACCACCCTGACTGCTTCGGTTTCTTCGATCTCGGCCTGAACAGGGCGGCGGCCATGATTCGCGACGCCGACGCGGTGCTGATGCTGGGCAAAAAATTCGACTATTCGATCGGGTATGCCCTGCCTCCAGTCATAGCGGCGGACGCGACCGTGATCCAGGTGGATCCGGCGCCGGAGCAGATCGGACGCAACCGGGAAGCCGCGGTCGGGATCGTGGGCGACGTGGCCGGCGTGGTCGATCAACTTGCCGAAGAAGCCTCCGCGCACAGCTGGCCCGAGCGCCCCTGGTTGCAATCCCTGCATGCCCGGCTGGCGGAACAGGCCGAATGGGCGGAACGGGTTGCAGACCCGGGCCCGCCGATGCATCCGCTGTTCGTGCTCAAACGCCTGGAGCGCGTCCTGCGGCCGGACGATGTCTTGGTTTTCGACGGCGGCGATTTCTGCCATTTCGCCAAGCTCAACTTGCCGGCCCGCGCCAGGAGCTGGTGGTCGTTGCCCGATCTCGGCATGCTCGGATCGGCCATGCCGACCGCGATCGCCGCCAAGGCTTCGCGGCCCAACGCGCGAGTCGTCCTGATCACCGGCGACGGCAGCTTCGGTTTCAACGGGATGGAATTCGACACGGCGGTCCGCCACGGATTGGAAATCGTGACCGTGCTGGGAAACGACTCGGCGTGGGGGATCGACCGCCAGATCCAGCTCGCCGCCTACGGGCGCGCGGTCGCGACCGACCTGCTGCCTTCCCGCTACGACCTGGTCGCCGAGGGGCTCGGCGGCCATGGCGAATTCGTTCAGCGTCCGGACGAACTGGAACCGGCCCTGGAGCGCGCGTTCGGAGCCGGCAGACCGGCCCTAGTGAACGTGTTGACCCGGCGCGTGTCGAGCCCAAGAGGGGAGCGAGCCATCGCCCGGCGCAAGGCGGGCGATTAG
- a CDS encoding MBL fold metallo-hydrolase: protein MGFPNITIIGCGTPTPTPDRFGTAYAVEIDGEKLLFDCGPATTFKLAKAGISPAEFDHVFFTHHHFDHDADFPTFVLSRWDQLVPTDRTLHVYGPPPTVRFANGIVDAENGLFAHDWLARVNHPLSQVTYRDRGGRLPRSKPRIAAQDVGPDFVLRGSSWEITAARAEHVQPYLESLAYRLETADGSIVIAGDSRPCDSITDLARGADILLMMCWETGEVVDGSDLAQGTCSIRGAAETAAAAGVRQLVMVHIGERLTRPEMRDARELEARRAWEGRIIWGEELMRVPWP, encoded by the coding sequence ATGGGCTTTCCAAATATCACCATCATCGGGTGCGGCACCCCGACCCCGACCCCGGACCGGTTCGGTACTGCCTACGCGGTCGAAATCGACGGCGAGAAGCTGCTTTTTGACTGCGGTCCGGCCACCACGTTCAAGCTGGCCAAAGCCGGAATCTCGCCGGCCGAATTCGACCACGTTTTTTTCACCCATCACCACTTTGACCACGACGCCGACTTTCCGACATTCGTGCTTTCCCGCTGGGACCAGCTCGTACCGACCGATCGAACGTTGCACGTCTACGGGCCGCCACCGACGGTCAGGTTCGCAAACGGAATCGTAGACGCCGAAAACGGGCTATTCGCCCACGATTGGCTGGCGCGGGTGAACCACCCTTTAAGCCAGGTGACCTACCGCGACCGGGGCGGGCGGCTGCCGCGCTCCAAACCCAGGATCGCCGCCCAGGATGTGGGTCCGGATTTTGTCCTGCGGGGGTCCTCCTGGGAAATTACCGCGGCCCGGGCCGAGCATGTCCAGCCCTATCTTGAATCACTCGCCTATCGCCTCGAAACCGCGGACGGATCGATCGTGATTGCGGGCGACTCGCGCCCCTGCGATTCGATCACCGACCTTGCCCGCGGGGCCGACATCCTTTTGATGATGTGCTGGGAGACCGGCGAGGTGGTCGACGGAAGCGATCTCGCCCAGGGGACCTGTTCGATCAGGGGTGCCGCCGAGACCGCCGCCGCGGCCGGCGTGCGCCAGCTCGTCATGGTCCACATCGGCGAGCGGCTGACCCGGCCGGAGATGCGGGATGCCCGCGAACTGGAGGCCCGCCGGGCCTGGGAAGGTCGGATCATCTGGGGCGAGGAGCTGATGCGGGTCCCCTGGCCGTGA
- a CDS encoding M14 family metallocarboxypeptidase, whose translation MRPQSYAQLMPRYEQLGTLPGVRIDRFRVPDRSHQILGISVGPAEGAEMSVGLSAGAHGDEPAPVQATLQFLEEERWRAWPNVKMRILPCLNPTGFDLRTRENDKGQDVNRTFKWGNSPESLAAMVLIGLERVDLWIDAHEDPVEDGFYCFSRLPEDWGPPLVAAVGAEGPIYPRPEVDEMTVREGIVQFDADRQSERRRRMRESGSWGLSGHIDAQISDKSVTLETPGVIELETRIRMQLAAYSALLDLATKR comes from the coding sequence TTGCGCCCGCAGTCTTACGCCCAGTTGATGCCCCGCTACGAGCAGTTGGGCACCCTTCCCGGAGTCCGCATCGACCGGTTCCGGGTGCCTGACCGTTCGCACCAGATTCTGGGGATCAGCGTCGGCCCGGCCGAAGGAGCGGAGATGTCGGTTGGTCTGAGCGCCGGCGCGCACGGCGACGAACCGGCGCCGGTCCAGGCTACGCTCCAGTTCCTTGAGGAAGAGCGCTGGCGGGCCTGGCCGAACGTGAAGATGCGGATTCTGCCTTGCCTGAATCCGACCGGGTTCGACCTGCGGACCAGGGAGAACGACAAGGGACAGGACGTCAATCGGACTTTCAAGTGGGGCAACAGCCCCGAGTCGCTGGCGGCGATGGTGCTGATCGGCCTGGAAAGGGTCGATCTCTGGATAGACGCCCACGAGGACCCGGTCGAAGACGGGTTCTACTGCTTTTCGCGCCTGCCCGAAGATTGGGGCCCGCCGCTGGTGGCGGCCGTAGGCGCCGAGGGGCCAATTTACCCGCGCCCGGAAGTGGATGAAATGACCGTCAGGGAAGGGATCGTGCAGTTCGACGCCGACCGGCAGAGCGAGCGGCGGCGGCGGATGCGCGAGAGTGGATCATGGGGGCTTTCGGGGCACATCGATGCCCAGATTTCCGACAAGTCGGTCACGCTGGAGACTCCGGGCGTGATTGAACTCGAGACCAGGATCCGGATGCAGCTGGCCGCGTATTCGGCCCTGCTCGACCTGGCGACCAAGCGCTAG
- a CDS encoding NAD(P)-binding protein translates to MGNGRTRECHSPRSPPPRREPTMANPKVTIYGIRWCPDCRRTRKFLGEHGVRYRWIDLVERPAAAGEFEKLGDGRPVLPTVLIEGGATLFRPSNSELAGALEIEIGSERRYWPLIIVGGGPAGLTAAIFATQDGIDTLVIEREFVGGNANVSGQVENMPGFPDPISGFELSDRLREQARRAEVEMIQAAEVVEVDSLGRYHTVVTADGTEYSCFALIIATGSTYRRMRVPGESEFINGGVHYCAASDAFAYTGEKVAVVGGGNSAAEAALALSEHAAKVNLLVRGDSLTANSILVQRLLEVPNVEVQYHLDVREFRGGDQFESVLVRDEISGSVRQIEARGAFVFIGMVPNSGFLRGSAVALDDWGFVCTGPDAPPPDAEAAELMALLEESPAAPPGLFETSVPGVFAAGDIRKNSSKYVATAAGEGAAVAMSAGQYLRGMS, encoded by the coding sequence ATGGGGAACGGCCGGACCAGGGAATGCCACAGTCCGAGATCCCCGCCACCGCGCCGGGAGCCCACCATGGCCAATCCAAAAGTCACCATTTACGGAATCCGATGGTGCCCCGACTGCCGTCGGACCAGGAAGTTCCTGGGCGAACACGGCGTCAGGTACCGATGGATCGACTTGGTCGAGCGACCGGCCGCGGCCGGTGAATTCGAAAAGCTGGGAGACGGGCGACCGGTCCTGCCGACGGTCCTGATAGAGGGCGGAGCGACACTTTTCCGCCCCAGCAACTCGGAACTTGCGGGCGCGCTGGAAATCGAGATCGGCAGCGAACGCCGGTACTGGCCGCTGATCATCGTCGGCGGCGGGCCGGCCGGATTGACCGCGGCGATCTTTGCGACCCAGGACGGGATCGACACCCTGGTCATCGAGCGTGAGTTTGTCGGAGGCAACGCGAACGTTTCCGGCCAGGTTGAGAACATGCCCGGCTTCCCGGACCCAATCAGCGGTTTCGAGTTAAGCGACCGCCTGCGGGAACAGGCCCGGCGGGCAGAAGTCGAGATGATCCAGGCGGCCGAGGTGGTCGAAGTCGACAGCCTGGGCCGCTACCACACCGTGGTTACTGCTGACGGAACCGAATACAGCTGCTTTGCCCTGATCATCGCCACCGGCAGCACCTACCGGCGCATGCGGGTCCCCGGGGAGTCGGAGTTCATCAACGGCGGGGTGCATTACTGCGCCGCCAGCGATGCGTTCGCCTACACCGGTGAAAAGGTGGCGGTGGTGGGCGGCGGAAACTCGGCCGCCGAGGCCGCGCTGGCGCTTTCCGAGCACGCGGCCAAGGTGAATCTGTTGGTGCGCGGTGACAGCCTTACCGCCAATTCCATCCTGGTCCAGCGCCTGCTCGAGGTGCCCAACGTGGAAGTGCAATACCACCTGGACGTGCGCGAATTCCGCGGCGGTGATCAGTTCGAATCGGTGCTCGTGCGGGACGAGATCAGCGGTTCGGTGCGCCAGATCGAGGCCCGCGGTGCGTTCGTTTTCATCGGAATGGTGCCCAATTCCGGCTTCCTCAGAGGCAGCGCCGTCGCGCTGGACGACTGGGGATTCGTCTGCACCGGCCCGGACGCGCCGCCGCCGGATGCGGAGGCGGCCGAATTGATGGCGCTGCTGGAGGAATCACCGGCCGCGCCACCGGGCCTGTTCGAGACTTCGGTACCGGGGGTTTTCGCCGCCGGCGATATCCGCAAAAACAGTTCCAAGTACGTTGCCACCGCCGCCGGCGAGGGGGCCGCCGTTGCCATGTCGGCCGGCCAGTACCTGCGCGGGATGAGCTGA
- a CDS encoding FAD-dependent oxidoreductase codes for MTDREIRTQVVVVGAGNAAMAAAVAARETGAEVVVLEKAPRTHRGGNSALTIQMRFPYSGVDDLLPLIPDLSASEEGEMREQIAGYSEQEYWDDIMSVTEGLSDKALAGTLVRQAHPTVEWMRGLGHEWEPTFKNPLSANAVSFAGGGYNLLERWFAAGRRRGIEIHYEARATELIQDSRGIVTGVRVLRPSGFHTYHAVAVVLACGSFESSPEMRARYLGTGWDSVKLRGVPYNTGDGLLMALGIGALPYGSWTTCHASPQDFNRPAYDLPGPGVAGDYWSRYAYPYSVMVNLDGRRFVDEGATWRGLTYARMGRAILAQPEAKAFQVFDAKHRDMGLLERYQDAEVVRAGSLEALGRGLGIRDVESFVATLREYNAAVQPGEFDAFRPDGKAAANIDPPRCNWALPIDSPPFEGYAVTCGMTFCYGGLQISSEGEVLHTLDRPIPGLYAAGEMVGGLWAWNYPSGGGMMAGAVFGRIAGRAAGRFAGV; via the coding sequence ATGACCGATCGGGAGATTCGCACCCAGGTGGTCGTGGTAGGCGCCGGCAACGCGGCCATGGCCGCGGCGGTGGCCGCCCGCGAAACGGGGGCGGAAGTGGTCGTCCTTGAAAAAGCCCCGCGGACTCACCGCGGCGGCAACAGCGCTTTGACCATCCAGATGCGATTCCCGTATTCGGGGGTGGATGATCTTTTGCCCCTGATTCCGGACTTGTCCGCAAGTGAAGAGGGCGAAATGCGCGAGCAGATCGCCGGCTACAGCGAGCAGGAGTACTGGGACGACATCATGTCGGTGACCGAAGGCCTCAGCGACAAGGCCCTGGCCGGCACGCTCGTGCGGCAGGCCCACCCGACCGTTGAGTGGATGCGCGGCCTGGGTCACGAATGGGAACCGACGTTCAAGAACCCGCTCTCGGCCAACGCGGTCTCCTTTGCCGGCGGCGGCTACAACCTGCTCGAACGTTGGTTCGCGGCCGGCCGGCGGCGGGGGATCGAGATCCACTACGAGGCCCGGGCGACCGAGCTCATTCAGGACTCGCGGGGAATCGTGACCGGCGTTCGGGTCCTGCGCCCGTCGGGATTCCACACCTACCACGCCGTCGCGGTGGTGCTGGCCTGCGGAAGCTTTGAATCAAGTCCCGAAATGCGCGCCCGGTACCTGGGAACGGGCTGGGACTCGGTCAAGCTGCGCGGGGTTCCCTACAACACCGGCGACGGCCTGCTGATGGCGCTGGGAATCGGCGCGTTGCCGTACGGCTCCTGGACAACCTGCCACGCCTCGCCGCAAGATTTCAATCGGCCGGCCTACGATCTACCCGGACCCGGGGTTGCCGGCGACTACTGGAGCCGCTACGCATATCCGTATTCGGTGATGGTCAATCTCGACGGCCGGCGCTTCGTCGACGAGGGCGCGACCTGGCGCGGGCTCACTTACGCCAGGATGGGACGCGCGATCCTGGCCCAGCCGGAGGCGAAGGCCTTCCAGGTATTCGACGCCAAGCACCGCGACATGGGCCTTCTGGAGCGCTACCAAGACGCCGAGGTCGTCAGGGCCGGTTCGCTGGAAGCGCTGGGGCGCGGACTAGGTATTCGCGACGTCGAATCCTTTGTCGCAACTCTTCGCGAGTACAACGCCGCCGTCCAGCCGGGTGAATTCGATGCGTTCAGGCCCGACGGCAAGGCGGCGGCGAACATCGATCCGCCGCGGTGCAACTGGGCGCTGCCGATCGATTCGCCACCGTTCGAGGGTTACGCGGTCACCTGCGGTATGACCTTTTGCTACGGGGGTCTGCAAATCTCATCCGAGGGCGAAGTGCTGCACACCCTGGACAGGCCGATTCCCGGCCTTTACGCAGCCGGCGAAATGGTCGGGGGACTGTGGGCCTGGAACTACCCCTCCGGCGGCGGGATGATGGCCGGCGCGGTCTTCGGGCGCATAGCCGGCCGCGCGGCGGGGCGCTTCGCCGGCGTCTAG
- a CDS encoding alcohol dehydrogenase catalytic domain-containing protein, protein MPLMRAVAARAGRLELVDIPRPEPGEGEALVRILACGICTSDIHFLAHGEEFVRTSAEIGGRFALDLSRDVVMGHEFCGQVVASGPGGDGVLLPGERVTSVPPHGAFSNDYTGAYAEFMLVNEHQALRVPDHVPSELAAMTEPLAVGRHAVAAAGFKGGEPAIVYGCGPIGLAVIANLRAAGAGLIIASELAASRRALASVMGADITVDPRKSPPMESLVDADGFEPGQDVVMFDAIGVPGSLALLMREAPLRGARIVVVGACLQQDRIAPMAGIEKELELKFVLAYSEAEFEATLEEISRGEIDPIPLISGRIGLDQVATAFEALEDPERHCKVMIIP, encoded by the coding sequence ATGCCGCTGATGCGCGCGGTTGCCGCTCGTGCCGGCCGGCTAGAGCTGGTGGATATCCCCCGGCCGGAGCCGGGAGAAGGCGAAGCGCTGGTCAGGATCCTGGCCTGCGGAATCTGCACATCCGATATTCACTTCCTCGCGCACGGAGAGGAATTTGTTCGCACTTCGGCCGAAATCGGCGGCCGATTCGCTCTCGACCTTTCGCGCGACGTGGTTATGGGCCACGAGTTCTGCGGGCAGGTCGTTGCCAGCGGCCCCGGCGGCGACGGGGTTCTGCTGCCCGGCGAACGGGTTACTTCGGTGCCTCCGCACGGGGCCTTCAGCAACGACTACACCGGCGCTTACGCCGAATTCATGCTCGTAAATGAGCACCAGGCCCTAAGGGTTCCCGACCACGTCCCGTCGGAACTGGCCGCCATGACCGAACCACTGGCGGTGGGCCGCCATGCGGTCGCGGCGGCGGGATTCAAAGGCGGCGAACCGGCGATCGTCTACGGCTGCGGACCGATCGGCTTGGCCGTCATTGCAAACCTGCGCGCCGCCGGCGCGGGATTGATCATCGCCAGCGAATTGGCCGCATCGCGACGGGCTCTGGCCTCAGTCATGGGGGCCGACATCACGGTCGATCCGCGCAAATCTCCACCGATGGAATCGCTCGTTGACGCGGACGGCTTCGAGCCGGGCCAGGACGTAGTGATGTTCGACGCGATCGGGGTTCCGGGCTCGCTAGCCCTGCTGATGCGCGAGGCGCCGCTGCGGGGGGCCCGAATCGTCGTGGTGGGGGCCTGCCTGCAGCAGGACCGGATCGCCCCGATGGCCGGAATCGAAAAGGAGCTCGAACTCAAGTTCGTCCTCGCCTATTCGGAGGCCGAATTTGAGGCGACGCTCGAGGAAATCTCTCGCGGCGAGATCGACCCCATCCCGCTGATCAGCGGGCGGATCGGATTGGATCAGGTCGCGACGGCATTCGAGGCCCTGGAGGACCCCGAACGGCACTGCAAGGTGATGATCATTCCCTGA
- a CDS encoding mandelate racemase/muconate lactonizing enzyme family protein — protein sequence MQITDITTTHLFYPHARPIQDATIPDPPSWAGGRGNVFVHIHTDEGVEGLGVGLAYPGVRQIIDAQFRKLLVGKDPFNIEQIWDDMFWHIRGYGRKGIAIAAISAVDIGLWDLKAKALGLPVYKLLGPYQESVPIYGSGGWTNFDEQELVAEMVDYVEQGIPRVKMKVGKDFGRSEREDIARLKAVRDAVGDEVEIYIDANNGYNAKQAIYMAREFEEFNVGWYEEPLIPDDIRGLARVRDAVNIPVATGEHEYTKFGFAELIAGGGADICQPDVGRCGGITEWLKISHLAHGANLPVAPHSVQIVHLHVTCAAPNLKVVEYMNTNLETDRIWYQEYPQQKDGIWAPFPDKPGLGLELVPEAVEKWAI from the coding sequence ATGCAGATCACCGACATCACCACCACTCATCTCTTCTATCCGCACGCCCGGCCGATTCAGGATGCGACCATTCCCGATCCGCCGTCGTGGGCGGGCGGACGCGGCAACGTTTTCGTGCACATCCACACCGACGAAGGGGTGGAGGGACTGGGCGTCGGCCTCGCGTACCCCGGGGTCAGGCAGATCATCGACGCCCAGTTCCGGAAGCTGCTGGTCGGCAAAGATCCGTTCAACATCGAGCAAATCTGGGACGACATGTTCTGGCACATCCGCGGTTACGGTCGCAAGGGCATCGCGATCGCCGCCATTTCGGCGGTCGACATCGGGCTCTGGGACCTGAAGGCCAAGGCGCTCGGGCTGCCGGTTTACAAGCTGCTGGGGCCCTACCAGGAATCGGTGCCCATCTACGGGAGCGGCGGCTGGACCAACTTCGACGAGCAGGAGTTGGTCGCCGAGATGGTCGATTATGTCGAGCAAGGGATTCCGCGGGTGAAGATGAAGGTCGGCAAGGACTTCGGTCGCTCCGAACGCGAGGACATAGCCCGCCTGAAGGCGGTCCGCGACGCGGTCGGCGACGAAGTCGAGATCTACATCGATGCCAACAACGGCTACAACGCCAAGCAGGCCATTTACATGGCGCGCGAATTTGAAGAATTCAATGTCGGCTGGTATGAAGAGCCGCTGATCCCTGACGATATTCGCGGCTTGGCCCGGGTCCGCGACGCGGTAAACATACCGGTTGCCACCGGCGAGCACGAGTACACCAAATTCGGATTTGCCGAGCTGATTGCCGGTGGCGGGGCCGACATCTGCCAGCCGGACGTGGGACGCTGCGGCGGAATCACTGAGTGGTTGAAGATATCCCACCTGGCTCATGGCGCCAACCTTCCGGTGGCCCCGCACTCGGTCCAGATCGTCCACCTGCACGTAACCTGTGCGGCGCCGAACCTCAAAGTCGTCGAATACATGAACACCAACCTGGAGACCGACCGGATCTGGTACCAGGAGTACCCCCAGCAAAAGGACGGCATCTGGGCTCCATTCCCCGACAAGCCCGGGCTAGGGCTCGAGCTGGTCCCCGAAGCGGTCGAGAAATGGGCGATTTGA